Within the Glycine max cultivar Williams 82 chromosome 12, Glycine_max_v4.0, whole genome shotgun sequence genome, the region AATTAcaacaacaaaaccaaaaccCTCATCGACTAATTTTAAGACTAAaacaatgtatatatatgtagaaAATAACTCTCACTTAGTAAAATAATCATCATGGGGTTGAGAATTAGGCCAAAACTTTGTAATTTCTAACTTTGTTATCGTTTCATGTGGCAGAGAAAGCAAAGATGGGTGAGAAGGAATGGTACTTCTATAGCCTTCGTGACCGAAAGTACCCAACTGGGTTACGCACAAATAGAGCCACTGAAGCTGGTTATTGGAAAGCCACTGGAAAAGACAGAGAGATTTACAGCTCCAAAACTTGCTCACTCGTTGGCATGAAGAAAACCTTGGTTTTCTATAGAGGAAGGGCTCCAAAGGGTGAAAAGAGCAACTGGGTCATGCACGAGTATCGCTTAGAAGGCAAATTCGCTTACCACTATCTCTCTAGGAGCTCCAAGGTAACCAAAACTAACTGAATCATTCTAGGcctcatttattattttcatggtTTATTTTCTCATCCTTTTGTTTTGGAATTTCATGATTAGACTTTATAGAGTTTCATAATTTTGCTCAAAAGCTATGCTACTACCACTTAGCCAAAGGTTATTACCCTTCAGTGCAGAGGCACGTTCCTTAGCATGTACAAGCTGCACTGCATGGGGAATATAAATTAACTACTATCAAAATGATGAAAACAAGGTATAATCATCAAAAGGGCACAGCAACTAAGCCACTGTATCATCATCATTtgtgaactttttttttccctcaGCTACAAAGCATAAGATCCTGAATCCTGCTCCTTGATCTCCTTTTTAAAACATTCTGCTACACTCTAAACACTTActggtttatttattattagtgaaAGGTTAGAATCACACCTTTTAACAAattcatttacacttttctgaatatatattttttaattatgtactactaatattttattacaaatcTTGTTAGTATTACTACTTATTTGTAGATACACttttattattctattaaaattcatcagaaattataaaagaaactaTTTAACAAGTTTTATTCATGATCAGTGTGTTGAAACTTGacactcattttttatttttagtttacacATTTAAAAACTACTACTGTTGTAGTCTTAATCCATTTGTTTTTCAATCTgttttaattcttgaaattttgGAACATGGACTTAAGGTTTTAAATATTATCGCGATCGTCGTGCTGTTCCATTTATTAATATCGTAACAAATCACAGACAAATATGATTGGTACAATTCTAATTACGATcgcaaatagttaaaaaaaactttgattttACAGTCTAAATCATCACGGTTGCAAACTGATATTTAAAACTTGcagactaaaataaattataaaagtgtATGCACGTACAAGAATTCAACCAAATAATTTTTAGACGTAAGAACTAGAATGTAACATTGTGCTGAAAGCAAATGAGTAACtaaactttctttttattattaattgttatgaAAAGTGGTGCATTTTTAGTGGTTAAttaatttgtgtatttttttgtaatgttgAAGGAAGAGTGGGTGATCTCACGTGTGTTTCAGAAGAACACCACCGGCGGTGGCTCCACCGTGTCATCCGCCTCCGCCGCCACCACCGGTGGTAGTTCTAAGAAAACAAGAATGACCACATCAAACAATAGCAGCAACATGAGCCTCTGCCCCGAACCGGGTTCACCCTCTTCCATATACCTTCCGCCGCTTCTAGAATCTTCTCCTTACGCCGCGGCTGCGGCAACATTCAACGACCGCGAAAGATGCTCCTTCGACAGCGCCGCCAACAACAACCAAAGGGAGCACGTGTCCTGTTTCTCCACCATCTCCGGCGCCGCCTTCGACCACCTCGTTCCGTCGCCGGAGCCTCCGCTCGACCCTTCCGCTCGCTTTCAtcgtaacaacaacaacaacgtcgGTGTCGGAATCTCCACCTTCCCGTGCCTCAGATCCTTGCACGACAACCTTAACcttcccttctttttctctccAACGGGCCACATCAGCAGTGCTGAAGTGGCATCATTTGGTGCCGTTGGCAACTGGACGGCGGCACCGGAAGAGCACAGGATGGCTGACAGTGGCTCCGGCATGACGATTGTACCGTCCGAGTTGGATTGCATGTGGGACTATTGAATTTTTTGCGTTGACGAACTATGATTGTTACTTTATTATTAGGCTTCGAATACTGTAATCTAtgctttttattaattattattgggATTGAACTTTGCAAGGGTTGTTGATTGTGATTGTTAGCGTGGATTTGGTATTCTGGTTGGATTGTactgatattttatttaagttaagAATGTACAACTAGGGTGTATTGATTTAATATGACTATGGGTTAGTTAAATTGCGTGTATTGaactttttgaattttaatgcgTGAATACATATATTATTGCGTGAGGTTTTGGCTATATGGTTTGCCGTTTACCATTTTACCTCTTCTATATTAGGTTTGTCCAATATATTTAGTCTGAAACTAAGTTTGTTTTCATTAAAAGCAATactaaaactgttttttttacaaactcaatttataaaataaaatagaataacttacactgatgttttatttttttaggttttgacaaatttttctatataatttttctttaattgtttcataaatattacattaatacttcttaattgtttgaaaacaAGACATCATGTATGTATAAAGGAAGATAATAAAGCATAAATTTAGTTTACCTTAAAATActctaccaaaaaaaaagtgtactTTAAAATCTATTCAAacttaaatttacaaattttaattcaaagatATCCTTTGTCAGCCTGGATTTGATGGCAACTAAGCAAATTTGCAGAAGGACTTGGGTTGTTGAAAATATTTGGGTGGTACCGGGGAGAAAGGGTTCTCTGAATTATTTGAGTTGCTTTTAATGGGACAAAGCCGCGTTTCTATTGTGGTTTTGATATTAAATAGACTCTTTGTATATATTAGCTTCGTGTATCTCTGTTTGAGGACATGCACCTTTCACACTTGTGGATCGGTCTTGCACAAAtttgtgttattattttatgtacGAATCTCACATCAAATTCTTTGTATCATTTTCGTCCGTGTTTGGAAGGAATTTAATAACATGGACCGAGAGTATTCTCTCCACGtttaacttcaaaaaaaaaaaaaaaaaaactcagaagCTACTTGTAACAACTTTCATTGAACGTAGATCCCTTTGGATAGAACGCCCAAGCAAACATTTCTTCAATCTAATTTTGTTAGGAGTTATATTTAGTATTAAAAAACATTCACACTTgatcaaatttgataaaaaaattaatatttatataagaaactTATCTAAGTTTTGACTTTTAATATAGACATATTTCATTTGAAggatgatattgattttcttggTGTGCCTTTTTcctgattatatatttttatgtaagaTAAGTTTATAAATGTAAACTTAAGAATCAATTCCTTAAAATTTGACAGAAACGTTATAAAGTCAAAACAATCTAATTTATATTCTAATGACTTTTTTTAATCAGAAACTATATTCTTATCCGAACTTTTTATTATTGAGGTAAACACAAAAATCGATAGCTAGGCTATATATACGTTAAGCAGAGACAATCCTAGAAGTATCCTATGACTTTGGCTATGTTGTCTTTCCATGTATGCCAACAGCTCCATAATGTGTGATGATGAACCGACACTGGATATTGTTTTCATGAAACATGATTCACATTCCCCGGATAAGACCTGATCGAGAGCATGGGGTGTTAACACAGTGAATATCATAATATGGAGGTGCAATATCAATTAGCTAAATGATAGAAGTACACCTTCACTTTCCAAAACACAGTGGAAATGAGACGAAATAGAAGTGAATAGACTTATTTTCCTATCAATTATCATGACGTAGAAATTTCACCTTCTCTAAAAAGTtgaaggttttgtttcttttatggggaccaaatataaaatgtttatcTTTAGGTGTTTTTTCACATTTAgaatagaaattttattttgataatttttttatagatcatccttatttttttcctagAGACAATTTTCTCcaactaatataattattttggttacaagatttttcttttgaatatttaatgaaattacataaaatttgaattcgatcAACAACATGATTAAACTTGTTTTAAACATGTTTAAATTACCGTAACATCCaactgaatttaattacttGAACTCAGTTCATCACTCGGATAGCTTTTACGTTTGTAAATTGAAATCCAGGAAATTTCCGTTCAACTTGTTTTAAACATGTTTCCAAACTCACACTTAGTAGTAAAACACAGACTAAGTTGaaaaatttcattataattagggaatatatatatatatatatatatatatatatatatatatatatatatatatatatatatatatatatatatatatatattgtcaaatttgattattattatttgtgacATTTAATGGGCAATTGAAGAAGGTATATGGCACAGAGGGGATGGTCAGGGAAGAcctgattttggttcattttcaCGTGGGGGTCTGAGTCTAGGTTTAGACTTGGAGAGTGAGTACCATGGCTAAGCTACACCCGTCCTACTTGTGGAAGGGACAAATTTAATGCTCTTCCTGTTAGCTTTGCTACCTTTTTCTTCGCCTCGTTGAACTTTGCTACAGGTACTGCTGGGACCCATATAAAGCCAAACAGTATTTTTGCACCCTAATTAGAAGCCATATTCGCcattcaaacttcaaagtttACCACTCCCTCTCCCCCCGGGACCAAATTGTCCTATTGTGAAGATTGCAACAGCTAAATAATTGCAGTGGTAGTGATGCAGGTGATACCACCCCATAGCACTAAAGTACAAACTTGCAGAAAATGCCACATCAGAAAAAATGGGTGCTTGGCATTGGCCTGGTGATAAAATCAACAACCAATGTTTGGAAGACGGGATACATGCCATTGCCAATGCAGGTCCACACAATTCTGGTTAAGAATttggtacaattttttttttttttttttatgggcgAGTTCAAGTGTACTCTTGATGAAGCCAATTATCTGGCTTGGTAGGCAATCCTCCCAAAAGATCTCTTAACGCCTAagaattaattaagtaattacaAATGAGTAAAACTGCTTATAATCTTCTAAGTAAACATTTGATGGAAGTCTCAACATATGATTAGCGTCCTCTACATAATATATAGTAGAAGCGTTTTCTCATTGTATCACATTTCACAACTTAAAATTTACAACGTGACTAAATTCCTCAAAGGATAaacaaaggtttacattattatatataattcatattattttcttatcaattaattaaaagatacCAATATAAATCTATATGTTAGTAATAAAACAACGACCGACTGTTCCACCTGTCAGCGCTATCcgtttctttcaattttttattttttccggACACGTGTTAGCTTCCTCACTCTTCCATCAGCTCACGCACAAGGTTCCCGCTGCTTCTTCGTTCCACCCTTTtccatttccaaatttcaaaaaatttcaaattcaaattcaaaaacgcAGACTACGGTTCGGTTAGGTTCCAGGCTATGCCAATTCTATAGTCTAATATGATTGGTTCACATCGTTGAGCTATTGTGGCAGAGGGAGGCTATGAAACATTGTGCAATATTGTGAGTAGCTTCTGATATCACTTCATTTATGGATTCCATTTTTTGCATAAATCGCAAGCTTTCGATTTCACCTCATTTCTGGATTCCAGTTGGATAAACCGCAAGCTTTTGATTTTACCTCACTTCCACTTGTGTTGGTTAAAGAAGCTCACTTCAGTTGGTAAGGTTCTTTCTCATTTCTGCATTTCAGTTGCACATGTTCCACAACCTAACCAAAATCCTGCATTTTCATTCTCCGGTGTGCAGAGGTTGTCCACTTGTGTTGCTCAAAGAAACTGAGTTCACttgcactattagaaaatacactttcaacatcgattatttagaacattctacatcggttctaaaactgatgttgaaagtgccgatgttgaatgtatcaatgttaacatcggttttggagaaccgatgttaacatatatataacaacatcggttctctaaatatccgatgttaatgtacaagagttgacatcggttatctacagataactgatgttaaaatacaaacgctgacatcggttatacacaaataaccgatgttaatatacaaacattaacatcggtttttgtaaataaccgatgttgtttatgatattaacatcggtttttgttaataaccgatgttgttttcaagtattttttttatatatatactttctgtttttacaataaacccaaaattatacctgtcaaatgcaatttcaggcccaattcacaacaaataaacattttattatgctttcaagcagttttaatgataataaacataaaataattgatttatcataaagaacaatcatcaaatgaattcaatgttcatgttacatagaaaatgtaaaaaatgttaaaccaaagtaaactaaagctaaagatAATATCCccaaatcctaggcctgatctctaactgggagataaaactgtgcccactggatccgcaatgcttttaatctctctggctctaatgatctaggatcgttaaaataaggcatgatgaaataaatcataataagttaataatgtaatacaaattataaataaatcgattttgtttgaaataaacttaccgcttcccaattattcctaaaagttcctaaaatgatggtggacatccagtgcatcacatagtagctGCACTCTCCAAAATAATCCTGAGACTGGGACTGGGACTCTCCAACACGCAATGCAACAACTCAAAGTCAAAACTCAAAACATATCACTTGGGGAAAATTTGAGAATTCAAATGACCTAAGCCTTCGAGTTCGAGTACTTAATGAATATTAGGTATCAAACTAAAAGAGTATTTAAAAAAGTCAGAaactaaaacaattattaatacTTACTATCTCAAGGACTAATATGAGGATCTACTGATATGTGTTATCTTCAAGCATAAATAAGAGTATAAGTGACAATAGGTTAACCAGTGAACATGGTCAACCCAACGTAAACCAAAATTTCTGTTCTGCCAAATGCTCCAAACAGTTGCAAACCAAACAATATACCAGATCTATGCTTTTTTCCTAGAGCAATTAATCAAGCCCTTGAATTGGAGAAAATGACTTGTGGTATTCACATGCTTACGTGCCTCCATACCCCATGTTCTCCATAAATATGCAGAGTTTTCACATTCTAAGAATAAAATGACTTGTTTAGATGTTATTCCTTCTGGTTCGAGTAATAATAACCATGACAATTCtctccatgttttctttgatattgattttcttttttgcagaaaacaaagaggggaacaagcaacaatttgaaggttgtacattcagtaactaaagaattcaaaatagctagtaataagagggatttgattttgggattttctgagcaccaagagcggctacgcaagaagcttgcatttgaggagggaaggatatttgcagctaatgaataactttcttaactatttgtccttcagattttactgtttctttttgctaatatgtaaatataaatagtataaggctatggcttatggacatggtcttttttacccctaacaatcttagaagtaaatatagaccatgtttttacgccatagccttatactatctatatttacatattagcaaaaagaaacagtaaaatctgaaggacaaataattaagaaagttgttcattagctgcaaatatccttccctcctcaagtgcaagcttcttgcgtagcctcTCTTGGTGctaagaaaatcccaaaaacaaatccctcttattactagctattttgaattctttagttcctgaatgtacaaccttcaaattgttgctcattcccctctttgttttttgcaaaaaataaaataaaaaaaagtacctcagcaaaagataatttatattataattaagggTCAGTACTAGATGTATTGAAGTGTACAACATATAGCATAGGCAGTGAGAAACATTGCCCAAATAAGACTGAATACAATGACAGGATATGTCAGCCCCCCCTAATAAAATTCCTACCTCAAATTAGACAACCAGTGATTAAAGTGGGTATTAAAATTCTTCTCCATACACCTTAGCCAAGACCAAGTATGGAATAATGTCTCGTCCAtgactttttcgggaatgaagaGTTGGTTATTGAAGACCATGCTGTTTCTGTGCTTCCAAATGGTCATAGACAGTGTTCTGTATCTGTGGTACTTTTGTGTCTTGTATCTGTTAttttcagtacctctggtactgttctgtttattaataatatacatatttttgccttccaaaaaaaaagtagcaTGGTAATAGGCAACTTAATTGaaaatctcataattatattttacttacaTTAAAAGCTAAGGAGGGCTGAATGGTCTGATGAGAAAAGCTAAGGAGGAGAATATGTACAAGGCATATCAAGTGGGATCCAATAAAGTGGAAATCAGTCTTTTACAGTTTGCAGATGATACTATCTTTTTGGGGGAAGCGGACATGGAGAATGTCAAAACAATTAAGGTTGTCCTAAGGTCCTTTGAACTTGCATCTggccttaaaattaattttgccaaGAGCACTTTTGGAGCTTTTGGTCAAGGAGAAGGGgttgtaaaaagaaaatagcCCAACAAGATGGCTTGGCTGATGAAAGTAATGTTGTACCACAAAGACAAAACGAAGATAGTACTGACAAGCAATGTGAGCTTATTTACCAAATGGGCCTCACCCATCAGGGGGATATCAAGCAGATCAAGGGATTAATGGAAGGCATGGAAAAGAGAGATAATGTGCTGGTAGCTGAGATGGGAGAAAACATTTTTAACCATGATAATACTCTCATATAATTGCAGAGGTCTGGGCAGGGGAGTGAAATGGGCTGCCATTAGAAAGCTTAATTTAAAGTACAAAGTGGATCTGGTATGCCTGCAGGAAACAAAGAAGGAGAATTTCACCAAGAACATTTGTCAAAACATATGGGGTGATTCCACTGTCTCCTGGGAAAGTGTTCCTTCAGTCCACATAGCTGGAGGCCTACTTTGCATGTGGAACAACTCACATTTCGAGGTGAATAGGAGGGTTAAAGGCAGAAGTTTCCTAATGATTGCAGGGACATGGATTAAGGAAAATTTGAAGCTGTTCATTGTCAATGTATATGCTCCATGCGATCTTGCtgggaagagagaattgtgGGAGGAGCTGAGGCAGCTAAAAGAATCTAATCCTGAGGGCTGATGGTGCTTCCTTGGGGATTTCAATAGCATTAGAAGTCGGGATGAAAGAATAGGTTCATCTCAA harbors:
- the LOC100778689 gene encoding protein CUP-SHAPED COTYLEDON 2, whose translation is MDSYYHQHHNPHFDNNNEPHLPPGFRFHPTDEELITYYLLKKVLDSSFTGRAIVEVDLNKCEPWELPEKAKMGEKEWYFYSLRDRKYPTGLRTNRATEAGYWKATGKDREIYSSKTCSLVGMKKTLVFYRGRAPKGEKSNWVMHEYRLEGKFAYHYLSRSSKEEWVISRVFQKNTTGGGSTVSSASAATTGGSSKKTRMTTSNNSSNMSLCPEPGSPSSIYLPPLLESSPYAAAAATFNDRERCSFDSAANNNQREHVSCFSTISGAAFDHLVPSPEPPLDPSARFHRNNNNNVGVGISTFPCLRSLHDNLNLPFFFSPTGHISSAEVASFGAVGNWTAAPEEHRMADSGSGMTIVPSELDCMWDY